From a region of the Tamandua tetradactyla isolate mTamTet1 chromosome 10, mTamTet1.pri, whole genome shotgun sequence genome:
- the LOC143648336 gene encoding heterogeneous nuclear ribonucleoprotein A3-like isoform X1 → MEVKPPPGRPQPDSGHRHRRRGEEGHDPKEPEQLRKLFIGGLSFETTDDSLREHFEKWGTLTDCVVMRDPQTKRSRGFGFVTYSCVEEVDAAMCARSHKVDGRVVEPKRAVSREDSVKPGAHLTVKKIFIGGIKEDTEEYNLRDYFEKYGKIETIEVMEDRQSGKKRGFAFVTFDDHDTVDKIVVQKYHTINGHNCEVKKALSKQEMQSAGSQRGRGGGSGNFMGRGGNFGRGGNFGGRGGYGGGGGGSRGSYGGGDGGYNGFGGDGGNYGGGPGYSSRGGYGGGGRGYGNQGGGGGGHDGYNEGGNFGGGNYGGGGNYNDFGNYSGQQQSNYGPMKGGSFGGRSSGSPYGGYGSGGGSGGYGSRRF, encoded by the coding sequence ATGGAGGTAAAACCGCCGCCCGGTCGCCCCCAGCCCGACTCCGGCCATCGCCATCGCCGCCGGGGGGAGGAGGGCCATGATCCAAAGGAACCAGAGCAGTTGAGAAAACTGTTTATTGGTGGTTTGAGCTTTGAAACTACAGATGATAGTTTAAGAGAACATTTTGAGAAATGGGGCACACTCACAGATTGTGTGGTGATGAGAGACCCTCAAACAAAACGTTCCAGAGGCTTTGGTTTTGTGACTTACTCTTGTGTTGAAGAGGTGGATGCAGCAATGTGTGCTCGATCACACAAGGTTGATGGGCGTGTAGTGGAACCAAAGAGAGCTGTTTCTAGAGAGGATTCTGTAAAGCCTGGTGCCCATCTAACAGTGAAGAAAATTTTTATTGGTGGTATTAAAGAAGATACAGAAGAATACAATTTGAGAGACTACTTTGAAAAGTATGGCAAGATTGAAACCATAGAAGTTATGGAAGACAGGCAGagtggaaaaaagagaggatttgCTTTTGTGACTTTTGATGATCATGATACAGTTGATAAAATTGTTGTTCAGAAATACCATACTATTAATGGGCATAATTGTGAAGTGAAAAAGGCCCTTTCTAAACAAGAGATGCAGTCTGCTGGATCACAAAGAGGTCGTGGAGGTGGATCTGGAAACTTTATGGGCCGTGGAGGGAACTTTGGCCGTGGTGGAAACTTTGGTGGAAGAGGAGGctatggtggtggaggtggtggcagCAGAGGTAGTTATGGAGGAGGTGATGGTGGATATAATGGATTTGGAGGTGATGGTGGCAACTATGGCGGTGGTCCTGGTTATAGTAGTAGAGGGGGCTATGGTGGTGGTGGACGAGGATATGGAAaccaaggtggtggtggtggaggacaTGATGGTTACAATGAAGGAGGAAATTTTGGCGGTGGTAACTATGGTGGTGGTGGAAACTATAATGATTTTGGAAATTATAGTGGACAACAGCAATCAAATTATGGACCCATGAAAGGGGGCAGTTTTGGTGGAAGAAGCTCGGGCAGTCCCTATGGTGGTTATGGATCTGGTGGTGGAAGTGGTGGATATGGTAGCAGAAGGTTCTAA
- the LOC143648336 gene encoding heterogeneous nuclear ribonucleoprotein A3-like isoform X2 has translation MEGHDPKEPEQLRKLFIGGLSFETTDDSLREHFEKWGTLTDCVVMRDPQTKRSRGFGFVTYSCVEEVDAAMCARSHKVDGRVVEPKRAVSREDSVKPGAHLTVKKIFIGGIKEDTEEYNLRDYFEKYGKIETIEVMEDRQSGKKRGFAFVTFDDHDTVDKIVVQKYHTINGHNCEVKKALSKQEMQSAGSQRGRGGGSGNFMGRGGNFGRGGNFGGRGGYGGGGGGSRGSYGGGDGGYNGFGGDGGNYGGGPGYSSRGGYGGGGRGYGNQGGGGGGHDGYNEGGNFGGGNYGGGGNYNDFGNYSGQQQSNYGPMKGGSFGGRSSGSPYGGYGSGGGSGGYGSRRF, from the exons ATGGAG GGCCATGATCCAAAGGAACCAGAGCAGTTGAGAAAACTGTTTATTGGTGGTTTGAGCTTTGAAACTACAGATGATAGTTTAAGAGAACATTTTGAGAAATGGGGCACACTCACAGATTGTGTGGTGATGAGAGACCCTCAAACAAAACGTTCCAGAGGCTTTGGTTTTGTGACTTACTCTTGTGTTGAAGAGGTGGATGCAGCAATGTGTGCTCGATCACACAAGGTTGATGGGCGTGTAGTGGAACCAAAGAGAGCTGTTTCTAGAGAGGATTCTGTAAAGCCTGGTGCCCATCTAACAGTGAAGAAAATTTTTATTGGTGGTATTAAAGAAGATACAGAAGAATACAATTTGAGAGACTACTTTGAAAAGTATGGCAAGATTGAAACCATAGAAGTTATGGAAGACAGGCAGagtggaaaaaagagaggatttgCTTTTGTGACTTTTGATGATCATGATACAGTTGATAAAATTGTTGTTCAGAAATACCATACTATTAATGGGCATAATTGTGAAGTGAAAAAGGCCCTTTCTAAACAAGAGATGCAGTCTGCTGGATCACAAAGAGGTCGTGGAGGTGGATCTGGAAACTTTATGGGCCGTGGAGGGAACTTTGGCCGTGGTGGAAACTTTGGTGGAAGAGGAGGctatggtggtggaggtggtggcagCAGAGGTAGTTATGGAGGAGGTGATGGTGGATATAATGGATTTGGAGGTGATGGTGGCAACTATGGCGGTGGTCCTGGTTATAGTAGTAGAGGGGGCTATGGTGGTGGTGGACGAGGATATGGAAaccaaggtggtggtggtggaggacaTGATGGTTACAATGAAGGAGGAAATTTTGGCGGTGGTAACTATGGTGGTGGTGGAAACTATAATGATTTTGGAAATTATAGTGGACAACAGCAATCAAATTATGGACCCATGAAAGGGGGCAGTTTTGGTGGAAGAAGCTCGGGCAGTCCCTATGGTGGTTATGGATCTGGTGGTGGAAGTGGTGGATATGGTAGCAGAAGGTTCTAA